Part of the Hippoglossus stenolepis isolate QCI-W04-F060 chromosome 4, HSTE1.2, whole genome shotgun sequence genome is shown below.
ATGTGCACAACATCTGCTGATATGTGTGGTTCACAttggatgtgttttttctccttgttttcaATTTGAGTTCAAactaaaatacagtataaaagTTTTAAAGTATTGTGACAGTCAGTGATCTAACAATGACACAAATGAAAAGCATTTGAAATTTCAAATAACTGCACTACATAAAAAGAAAgcaattttcatttcaatatttgttATGCATCAGTAAAACTCCATTCCCCAGAGGCACtgctggattttctttttctttttcttcaggaAACTGATTAATTTAATTCACAATCAGATGATTGAAGGCTGCCATCCTCGACAATTCCAGAGGgaaatcaggttttattgactCGTTGAGTGATTGAGTTCCACTCTTACACAAGGGACAAACAGATGCACGCCACTTGTTTCAGGATTAAATGTCCCTGTCTAGCTCAAAcgtaagtttggtttgaatatCACATGTAAACTGACTTTGTCTAATAATGCAATACCAGAaggataaaacacaaataacaagtTAATCGACTTTATATAAACTGTTAAACAGCTCAAGCAAACACTAATACAACACCCATAGTCCGTGTCTTAGTAGTGTCAGCACAATCTAGAAAGAAATAAGTGTCTGCTGGTGTTAGTGTGTTAGCCAAGGGTGATTGCATCTTGTACTGATCAAGGAGAGCTCAACAGCCCCACAGTGGATAAAACATCGAGCCACTAAAAGCTTTCTACACACAGTACATCACCCAGACAGACAGTGTGAGTCACAGCCTAGCCAAGTTTCTCAAGCCTCACACACTGCTAAAATAGATTAGGTTTCTCCAAAAATAGATCTGTGTGCCTGCCACTCTCTGATCTACCCTTAAAATAGCTCGGACAGTTGTGGGGCCAggaatttatttgtttagtggtgattttcttttaagtttaatgATTTATCCTAAAATAACCGTGTGATTCTTAATTTATTGTCATAATCATCTATACTTGCTCTGATCAATCAGGATGATCTACAGGATGCTGGCCAATACAAATTCTTTGATTTTGGTctgactctgacacaggactgTGAGCAGTGTAATACCTGCCACTGATGGCTGCAGCTCTCTCCGTATGCTTGGCAGTAGACTGGTCTGGTGGGGTTTCCTGACGTCGAAGCCTTTCAGGGTTTGAAAGAGCCTCCTCTTCCCTATGATCTCCCTCAATGTGGATCAGTGGCACATCTCTGGGGCCCCTCATGCGGGTTGCGCTGATGTCACTAGCCCCGGATCCTACTCCAGTACCAGCTTGGTCCTGGCTGGACCTACTCCGACTACAACTGAGATGAGATTGTTTGAACCCCCTTCTTCTTTCACCAACAGGCATATATGGCTGTTGGTGTGACCCAGACGTGCTCCCAGCTGCATCTTGCTGGCCTACGAGTGCAGACTTGCCAATATCCACTATGTCAGCTGCCAGGCGATTGGCAAACTCCTGCACGTGGGGCTGGGAGTCAACTGAAGCCTCCAGCTCAATACTGTCTTCtggatcagcaatgatcttgtTCTTTCTCATCAAGGACTCAATCGAGCTCGACCAGGTCTCATGAATCAGCATATCAGTAACCTGGTCAGTCTTACCCCTTTGATAGAGGCAAGAGTCTGACTTACACAGTCCCATGGCTGACACAGAGTTGGCGGGGTAGGTATTCAGCGTGTCTCCATGCATGTTGCGGGCAAATCCATCAAAAGAGTTTGCTTTAATGGGTGAGTTGACAGTCAGCCGTGAGTCTGAGGAGCGCCGGTCTGGGACAGATGATTGTCGTATGCAGAACGGTGTCCTAACAGAAGGGGGAAACAGGCTGTTGCTCCATTCTTTAGTCTTGGCAATGCCATACTCTCTGTTCTCCTTATCCATGTCCCGAAGCATAAACCTGTAGAACTCCTCTGTGATGCTCTCTGTGCTCGACTGTTTGGACAGACAGGATGAGGCCCTGATATTAAGGTGACCATTTTTCTTTGATGCAGCCTGttgcacagctgcagacagaatgCTGCTGGCATTTTTCCCTGCGTAGTAGTCCAACAGAAGGTCAAAGCCCCTGCCCTCAGTCTCCATCTGGTTTACCATGAACCGTGAGAACTCATCTGTGATACTCTCACAGCTGGACTGCTTAGAGATTGAGCTACCACGACTCAAGTTCTGACCTAAACGACTGCCAGGCCCCAGTGTGTTGGGTGTGCCTGAGGGATCTGCGTCTTCTTCTGGTATACTCTCATAACTAGATGCCTTCCCACGGCTCCACCTTTCACACTGCAGCCTGCTGCGTGGCTGGCCTGTTTTGGAAGTATCTACCACATTAAGCTCAGGGCAGTTCATGATCCTAGCTGTGACTTCTGAGGCAAAGAGGGCAAATGGGTCCTGTGGTTCATCGAGGTTGACTGACTCGTCCACCACTCGGTTCACAAGCCGCTCCATTAGTTCTGGCtgctcctctgtttttcttttgatctCACTGAGGCGTGGTGCCCGGTGTTTCTTGGAAGCGGCATTGCTGCTCTGACCCTCTTTCCTCCTGAGCACTGTGCGACAAGCAGGAATCAAGTAGGCTTCTGGCCCTTCAGGAGACGACCCTTTTAACGCACAGAACCAGGGTTGTTTGCCATTGGAGTTCTCCAGGCAGATAGCCGCTAGTTCTGTGGCCATAGACACCACTGTAGCAGCCAAATCATCAGCATAGCAGGTAATAGGTGTCCTGGATTCTGAGTCCATTCTGAAGGACAGTAGAGAACTGCAAGAGTTGAGGGAGGACTGTGGGGTGAGGGAGGCCTGTCTGCTATCCCTTCCTGTGACCAGTcgtcccctcctctctgtgttgtaAACTGGGATTTCACTCAAAGGTTCTCTTATGGCACCGCTGCCCGGCTGGTAGTCATGGGCAGGCAAGGAGGCGGATTTAAACAGACTTTGTCTGCACAATGACTGTTgctctttgttgtttgttgtggagGACAATGCATCCGATTCCTCAGACAAATATTTTTCCTTTAGCCCAGAAACCATGGTAAGCTTGtctgtgcagtgcagtgtgCCACTGTGGTTGTCGCTATTAGTGGATTGGTTATGGTGAGCTAAGCACTGTAATTGACTTAACACATCCTTGTTCTCCTTCGTAGTTGCAGGCTCCCTAACACATGTATCACACTCTTGTGTCTCAAATGATCCTTGGTTGCTTTGAGAGATGTGACTGATTTTCTTCTGCGTCAGGCAAAGGATATCAAACAGCAAGTTGTTGACACTGTCCTGCAGACAAACCTGGAGGCTTGGTGCATCTTTTCCAGTCCCCTCcagctctttctttttctttgctttctctATTGCATGCTTAAATAGGCTGTCTGCAACTTCATTTATTAAGTCATCCACCTCCCTTTCATCCATGCAGGATTTTTGTGGACAAGTAATGCCGTCTACTATCTTGTTATGTGTAGCTTCCAGCAAGTGAGCTACACTTTTGTATCCTTGTGGCTGAGTCAGCACCTCCGCAGCTTCCCTGTGCAGGACCTCAGCAATGTTAGCGCGAAACGCTTCAACACTGGTACCCCCTGCCACACTGCAGTGCAATGTGAAGGCTGCAGTGGCCTCGGCGACAGACATCAGACCCCGGGATGCTGTGAAGATTTCAGTGGAATCTGCATCAGAATCGCAGCCCTCCCCTGACTCCTCTGCTATCTCCACAGCTGCTACAGCGCCAGCTACCTGAGCCATGCCACACATGGCTGAGGAGACAGAGTAGTCACCTTTCTTCTCTGGGTCCTGCAgcgcctcctctgtgttttcttccgAAGCAGAGTGCATGGCGAGCTGTTCTGTCAACTGTGGGGTAGTAATGGTGCCAATGACACTGGCAGCACAGGCCAAAGCCAGCTCGACATGTTTTGAGGCGTGTCCTCCATTGTGGTGTGGAATATGAACCTGTGTCCCATTTTCTGTCGTCTCTCTGGCTTTAGCTGTGATATCCTGGTTGGGCGCATGGGACACCTGTGTCTCTGGCCATTCTGCAGACCCATCAGAATTGTCTGGGCTTTGAACTATAACAATCTTGGGGAGTTCAAAAGAGCAGGTGCGTTGTTGGGAAGGCTCTTTCGCCTTTGAAGGACCAGTGAAGTTGGACAGCTGACTTGCAAGAGACACGCTGACAGCCGCCTCAGAGACAAAGGAGGTTTCATCTTGAGAGAGGCGTATGAAGGCATCTTGCAATACTGACTCGGCCAGATTGGTGGCGTAATGACCAGCTGATTCCTTGGCATGGAGACAAGTTGCAAGTTGATGCCCTTCCCTTTTCCCCTCAGTATCCTCCTTGCCCTGGTGACGGGCCAGCTGTCCCCTCTGACATGCAAGTCTGACACAGTGTTTCTGTGCAACCTCCACCAAGCTCTCTGCCAGATCACCACTCTCGGGCTCTGTGAAAAGTAAAGcgggaaacagaaagagacagggagTGAAAAATGTCTGCTCTGATTAAAAAGTAGCTCCATTAGTTCCCAGTGTgtcacagcaggagcaggatAATAACCTGTTTTACCCTTCACTGAGCTGGGTTATGTCTCTTTTGTCGGATTCAATTTCCACTTGGACAAAATTTCAGATTATTATTTGGCATTTCATCACTGGGGTAAAACCATGGCAATAGATACAGTATATGCTGCACTTTTCTCATGTTAAACAGCTGAGAAATAAACCACAGGATGACAATACAGGATTATTCGTTTATTAAACTTGATGTTTCctccataaaacaaaacataacaataaaagTGTTCACAAATTGAATAGTGAGATCTAGTTTGATGTTTGAACAGTGTCAGAATAGCTGACATATTCGTGAATAGTGTCAAGGTGgattttttactgtatttttttacgATGCAATTGAAGTACTTTGCCATCCTGAGAATTTTAAGTATCAGGGAAAGACAAAATCACTACCACTGTTATTACCATTTGAAAGACTAAGACGAAACAGTAAATATGTGTCACTACACCCTCCATACACAGTAGTGTAATTGTCTAAATATGAGCATTACATTGACTCTGAGCAGTGTTGACTGTGTTGCATTTTATGTTTGACTCTGGCCTTCACATGTTAACATTACAGCTATAGGGACTGAAAATAATTCTATCCACATAGGTGGAGGCACTCGATGGACTTGGACAAGCTTTTAACATTGACTTAAAAAGCCTGATTAAACTTCTAATTTAATGGTTTCCCTTGTCTTTTAGTTGCTGTAGAAAGATGCCAtcacatcaaaataaatgatggtGCAGTCGCTTCACGCTGCACAGTATGTGTTCAAAATTGAATCAGAGATTTTGAATGGACAGGATGCTGACTCAAGCTGTCAGTTATGCAAAAGTATCACAGGAACCCTGTGAGGCTTTTCAGGATGATGTATACGTGATGTGCAGATGTAGGATTCAATCTTTGGTATTAAATATTCAACCCCTGTGTTGTTTCACACTGGGTTACACAAACTgtagaaaaaaatctaaaagtaaaCATAATTAATTCAGCTATATGACAGTTTAAAGCAATGCAAAACTACGTGCATAAATCTCAGCATTTTTCTTTGGAATAATCACACTTCACAATATTCATACAGATTAATTTACATTACTTGTTGTTAATACGAATACATGGCTGGATCTTAAAATGTATCCAACAAAACAGTAAGAATCATGTGTCACAtctgtaattttcttttcatttaagcTCAGTAGTTCAAGAGAAAATAGTCAAAGTACGTTAAAATGCAGAAACCCATTTGAGATTTCCTGCCAACAAGATCTCTACAGTGGAGGTAATGAGGCTCACCATTTCTGAAGCCATCATCCTCGCTGTCATCTCCCAGGTGTTCTGAAGCGGTCGTGAAGTCTTCCTCTATGGACGAGATGGAGCGATTGGTGTCGTCGTCAACCCGCTGCCCTGCCGCTCGGCCGTGCTGGTGCTGCCGCTCTTTTCCCCACTGCAAACCGATCAGGAACTTGTTGATCTCGAAGATGATGCCTCCGGGTTTGGTGCATCGTCTCTGCCCCGAACACTGAACCAGGCACACGCCCGTGCTTCTCTGCTGCCGGCCCTGAATGAAACATGTATACAGAGACTTATATTTCTTGCATGCAAACACCAAGagacataaatacaaacacacatcataTTTCTATAATGTTCTTccttcacacatgaacaccTTTAGTTAGTTTATGCAGCTGAGattctctatatatatattaatatatgatTGACTCACTGGACTTGCTCATGCAAGTTTAATTGTCTGTGCAGGCTCCTCAGGCTgtgtattgatttaaaaagttgttttacACAGAGATGTTTTTACTGACCTTCAAGTGAGAGGGTAAGTGGCTGGAATGTAAAGATAAATTCCAATAAAATTATAAAGAGATTTGTTAGCTGTAATAATTATAAGTGATAGTTCTTGTTCATGCAAATGTTGGTTTTCTGTGTAACATGAGGTTCTATGCTACAGAATCAGAGATGTTTTTATTGGAGTGAAAATGGAGAGAATGAGTATAGATAAAATTAATGCACATTCGTCTGTGCCAAGCACAAAAGAGTCAGATCTAATCACACTAGATTTCTGCGCAAGAGTAAGGAACAGCTTGCACACTCTGCCCTGCACTGCGGGACAGTTAATTCAAAAGGCTGAAAACTGGTTGCAAGGATCCAAAGACGTCACTGCAGACTCACCTGAGAGGgggggtgtgggtgtgtttggcAGGCGTCTGAAGCTTCTAGGCCGCCAAACAGTAGAATCTCATTTTCCTTCGGCTGGTGGACAGTAAGTAATTCAATGAGCTTTGGCAGATCTGGGGACACGGATGCCAGTTTCTGTAGGAGACATGACGAGCACAGAGACAATGCAAGaatgaaacagcaaagaaaatctTCAAAATTGAACATAATGTTCTCTGTGCTTCCAACTCAAAGACAGACGCCTTCCTGCGAGAACTCTTGAACTATGTGGAATGATAATTGATCGCACACTGCTGCCACCAGCAGCTGCATAAACTGGGCTGCGAAATCTGCATATTATCTAAAACTAATCAACCCTCTAATTCTGGGTAATGATCCCGAATCCATGGCAACTGAGCCAATGTTTATATGTGAAATACGATCAACTCCTACGAGATGAAAAGAGGGCGGAAAagcaggagggggaaaaaataaatggatGAGGAATTAGCTCACCTTCATGTTTTTGTCATCACGACAGTCCGTTTTCTGAGGGTCGAGATTTACAAAACAgatctgagagagaaagagaaagactgCATTATAGTGATGGGCAGATCACACCACAAAAGCTGAGGGAGAGTAGAATAAAAAGTGCCACTTCTTTGTCACAAATCCTACAAACGAGACCGAGTGGTAGCTCTCCTCCACATGACTCACTGTTTAAAAGCCAGCAGCTGTCTGTCGCTTCTCAATAACCACTGTAAGTCAATGTCTCTCATTTCTCAGAACAATTTCCTGTTTGTCAGCGGCTGCCAACAGCAGGTGTAAACCAGCAATGAGTTTTCTTTCCGTCTACTTCTCTTTTTCCACCTttcctttccctttctctctctgcccctgtCACACTCTGCGCGCCCTCGCTCCTGCCTGCAGGTGTAATGGTCTGTGATGGAGCCTTTGTGTCAGTGCTGGGAGTCTGGGACTATCCAACGGCTGCAGTTTGATTCCGCAGCACACATCCTCTGATCTGAGTTGGCGTTGCCAGAGAGAGGCCTGCACGGCTAAAAGGATAAAGCGCGGCACCGACAGCGATTGAGGGGGAGGGGCTTAGTTCCAGCCCGAGCGGCCATAATCACCATGTGCCTTGCGTGCAGATGTTCTCTGATGTGCTTTGGTGTGACGTGACAGTTTTGTGTCTCAGTCACGAAGATACacttttctatatttaaatctATATAGGTCTAACATCTAAATGCTTCCATGCTTGTCATCGCTAATCAAACCTCATTGTAATGTGAGTCACCGAGGCAGACGAGTCTCTTCAATGCAAAACATGCACAAGTAtcctgctgtctctctgtctcttttaccTCTTGACATCTCCATATTCGCTCTACCTGGTGCTATCatcccccttcctctcctctgcaaaaatatatatatagtttcaAATAATCACATCATGACACGTATCACCATTAGAGACAATTTCCCTCAAACCACCTGAGCTGCACTCGGTTCATCCTGCCAGGCTTATTACTACACAGCCTCAGAGGTTATGTGAGATAGCATGTTTTTCATCTatctctttttccccccctgtcTTTGTTGTATTCAACGAGGTCTATTCCCAGAAATTCATGTCGAGGTATGCACGCCGCAATAGATCCAGCGTCAAGGTCTATGCATATTCTTTACTATACATATTCCCCCTTTTAAAACCACGTCATGtctgttttcagcagcagctgcagattgGAAAGTGaagcaaactgctgctgcaataTATAGGTCGATACGCTCATGAGTTTCTGTAATTCTGCAGTACTTGGCATACACCAATACCCTTCCTTCAAAATACAGTCTGGGGT
Proteins encoded:
- the LOC118106624 gene encoding A-kinase anchor protein SPHKAP isoform X3, encoding MLPSLFTALQTFTELNFQSSAMFEGSESVEVEGGSADSTVASSISACKKVLCSNSVLDSSDYWLRNEKTLCRLGLLDDDAEGSCTMICFVNLDPQKTDCRDDKNMKKLASVSPDLPKLIELLTVHQPKENEILLFGGLEASDACQTHPHPPSQGRQQRSTGVCLVQCSGQRRCTKPGGIIFEINKFLIGLQWGKERQHQHGRAAGQRVDDDTNRSISSIEEDFTTASEHLGDDSEDDGFRNEPESGDLAESLVEVAQKHCVRLACQRGQLARHQGKEDTEGKREGHQLATCLHAKESAGHYATNLAESVLQDAFIRLSQDETSFVSEAAVSVSLASQLSNFTGPSKAKEPSQQRTCSFELPKIVIVQSPDNSDGSAEWPETQVSHAPNQDITAKARETTENGTQVHIPHHNGGHASKHVELALACAASVIGTITTPQLTEQLAMHSASEENTEEALQDPEKKGDYSVSSAMCGMAQVAGAVAAVEIAEESGEGCDSDADSTEIFTASRGLMSVAEATAAFTLHCSVAGGTSVEAFRANIAEVLHREAAEVLTQPQGYKSVAHLLEATHNKIVDGITCPQKSCMDEREVDDLINEVADSLFKHAIEKAKKKKELEGTGKDAPSLQVCLQDSVNNLLFDILCLTQKKISHISQSNQGSFETQECDTCVREPATTKENKDVLSQLQCLAHHNQSTNSDNHSGTLHCTDKLTMVSGLKEKYLSEESDALSSTTNNKEQQSLCRQSLFKSASLPAHDYQPGSGAIREPLSEIPVYNTERRGRLVTGRDSRQASLTPQSSLNSCSSLLSFRMDSESRTPITCYADDLAATVVSMATELAAICLENSNGKQPWFCALKGSSPEGPEAYLIPACRTVLRRKEGQSSNAASKKHRAPRLSEIKRKTEEQPELMERLVNRVVDESVNLDEPQDPFALFASEVTARIMNCPELNVVDTSKTGQPRSRLQCERWSRGKASSYESIPEEDADPSGTPNTLGPGSRLGQNLSRGSSISKQSSCESITDEFSRFMVNQMETEGRGFDLLLDYYAGKNASSILSAAVQQAASKKNGHLNIRASSCLSKQSSTESITEEFYRFMLRDMDKENREYGIAKTKEWSNSLFPPSVRTPFCIRQSSVPDRRSSDSRLTVNSPIKANSFDGFARNMHGDTLNTYPANSVSAMGLCKSDSCLYQRGKTDQVTDMLIHETWSSSIESLMRKNKIIADPEDSIELEASVDSQPHVQEFANRLAADIVDIGKSALVGQQDAAGSTSGSHQQPYMPVGERRRGFKQSHLSCSRSRSSQDQAGTGVGSGASDISATRMRGPRDVPLIHIEGDHREEEALSNPERLRRQETPPDQSTAKHTERAAAISGRTGTSSASSLGLADLDTFSDVPSQSTVISEETEKGRVAGTRENVFEGGSARGAGGGGNLREMLVVNCDLELEGLDSELRVALQWIAASELGLPALYFIKSKEKRVAKFQRVVHLMCQKAWRVADLFSAVVRFCQLHEKEEEEGRSLSSLFDWLLETV
- the LOC118106624 gene encoding A-kinase anchor protein SPHKAP isoform X1, with product MLPSLFTALQTFTELNFQSSAMFEGSESVEVEGGSADSTVASSISACKKVLCSNSVLDSSDYWLRNEKTLCRLGLLDDDAEGSCTMICFVNLDPQKTDCRDDKNMKKLASVSPDLPKLIELLTVHQPKENEILLFGGLEASDACQTHPHPPSQGRQQRSTGVCLVQCSGQRRCTKPGGIIFEINKFLIGLQWGKERQHQHGRAAGQRVDDDTNRSISSIEEDFTTASEHLGDDSEDDGFRNEPESGDLAESLVEVAQKHCVRLACQRGQLARHQGKEDTEGKREGHQLATCLHAKESAGHYATNLAESVLQDAFIRLSQDETSFVSEAAVSVSLASQLSNFTGPSKAKEPSQQRTCSFELPKIVIVQSPDNSDGSAEWPETQVSHAPNQDITAKARETTENGTQVHIPHHNGGHASKHVELALACAASVIGTITTPQLTEQLAMHSASEENTEEALQDPEKKGDYSVSSAMCGMAQVAGAVAAVEIAEESGEGCDSDADSTEIFTASRGLMSVAEATAAFTLHCSVAGGTSVEAFRANIAEVLHREAAEVLTQPQGYKSVAHLLEATHNKIVDGITCPQKSCMDEREVDDLINEVADSLFKHAIEKAKKKKELEGTGKDAPSLQVCLQDSVNNLLFDILCLTQKKISHISQSNQGSFETQECDTCVREPATTKENKDVLSQLQCLAHHNQSTNSDNHSGTLHCTDKLTMVSGLKEKYLSEESDALSSTTNNKEQQSLCRQSLFKSASLPAHDYQPGSGAIREPLSEIPVYNTERRGRLVTGRDSRQASLTPQSSLNSCSSLLSFRMDSESRTPITCYADDLAATVVSMATELAAICLENSNGKQPWFCALKGSSPEGPEAYLIPACRTVLRRKEGQSSNAASKKHRAPRLSEIKRKTEEQPELMERLVNRVVDESVNLDEPQDPFALFASEVTARIMNCPELNVVDTSKTGQPRSRLQCERWSRGKASSYESIPEEDADPSGTPNTLGPGSRLGQNLSRGSSISKQSSCESITDEFSRFMVNQMETEGRGFDLLLDYYAGKNASSILSAAVQQAASKKNGHLNIRASSCLSKQSSTESITEEFYRFMLRDMDKENREYGIAKTKEWSNSLFPPSVRTPFCIRQSSVPDRRSSDSRLTVNSPIKANSFDGFARNMHGDTLNTYPANSVSAMGLCKSDSCLYQRGKTDQVTDMLIHETWSSSIESLMRKNKIIADPEDSIELEASVDSQPHVQEFANRLAADIVDIGKSALVGQQDAAGSTSGSHQQPYMPVGERRRGFKQSHLSCSRSRSSQDQAGTGVGSGASDISATRMRGPRDVPLIHIEGDHREEEALSNPERLRRQETPPDQSTAKHTERAAAISGSSERDRPAAAVSAVVKRDKRSMSASSEESMGSWSHITPEDDPHEETSSFIQLSEGTGTSSASSLGLADLDTFSDVPSQSTVISEETEKGRVAGTRENVFEGGSARGAGGGGNLREMLVVNCDLELEGLDSELRVALQWIAASELGLPALYFIKSKEKRVAKFQRVVHLMCQKAWRVADLFSAVVRFCQLHEKEEEEGRSLSSLFDWLLETV
- the LOC118106624 gene encoding A-kinase anchor protein SPHKAP isoform X2, encoding MAGAKCLLKTPSNFQSSAMFEGSESVEVEGGSADSTVASSISACKKVLCSNSVLDSSDYWLRNEKTLCRLGLLDDDAEGSCTMICFVNLDPQKTDCRDDKNMKKLASVSPDLPKLIELLTVHQPKENEILLFGGLEASDACQTHPHPPSQGRQQRSTGVCLVQCSGQRRCTKPGGIIFEINKFLIGLQWGKERQHQHGRAAGQRVDDDTNRSISSIEEDFTTASEHLGDDSEDDGFRNEPESGDLAESLVEVAQKHCVRLACQRGQLARHQGKEDTEGKREGHQLATCLHAKESAGHYATNLAESVLQDAFIRLSQDETSFVSEAAVSVSLASQLSNFTGPSKAKEPSQQRTCSFELPKIVIVQSPDNSDGSAEWPETQVSHAPNQDITAKARETTENGTQVHIPHHNGGHASKHVELALACAASVIGTITTPQLTEQLAMHSASEENTEEALQDPEKKGDYSVSSAMCGMAQVAGAVAAVEIAEESGEGCDSDADSTEIFTASRGLMSVAEATAAFTLHCSVAGGTSVEAFRANIAEVLHREAAEVLTQPQGYKSVAHLLEATHNKIVDGITCPQKSCMDEREVDDLINEVADSLFKHAIEKAKKKKELEGTGKDAPSLQVCLQDSVNNLLFDILCLTQKKISHISQSNQGSFETQECDTCVREPATTKENKDVLSQLQCLAHHNQSTNSDNHSGTLHCTDKLTMVSGLKEKYLSEESDALSSTTNNKEQQSLCRQSLFKSASLPAHDYQPGSGAIREPLSEIPVYNTERRGRLVTGRDSRQASLTPQSSLNSCSSLLSFRMDSESRTPITCYADDLAATVVSMATELAAICLENSNGKQPWFCALKGSSPEGPEAYLIPACRTVLRRKEGQSSNAASKKHRAPRLSEIKRKTEEQPELMERLVNRVVDESVNLDEPQDPFALFASEVTARIMNCPELNVVDTSKTGQPRSRLQCERWSRGKASSYESIPEEDADPSGTPNTLGPGSRLGQNLSRGSSISKQSSCESITDEFSRFMVNQMETEGRGFDLLLDYYAGKNASSILSAAVQQAASKKNGHLNIRASSCLSKQSSTESITEEFYRFMLRDMDKENREYGIAKTKEWSNSLFPPSVRTPFCIRQSSVPDRRSSDSRLTVNSPIKANSFDGFARNMHGDTLNTYPANSVSAMGLCKSDSCLYQRGKTDQVTDMLIHETWSSSIESLMRKNKIIADPEDSIELEASVDSQPHVQEFANRLAADIVDIGKSALVGQQDAAGSTSGSHQQPYMPVGERRRGFKQSHLSCSRSRSSQDQAGTGVGSGASDISATRMRGPRDVPLIHIEGDHREEEALSNPERLRRQETPPDQSTAKHTERAAAISGSSERDRPAAAVSAVVKRDKRSMSASSEESMGSWSHITPEDDPHEETSSFIQLSEGTGTSSASSLGLADLDTFSDVPSQSTVISEETEKGRVAGTRENVFEGGSARGAGGGGNLREMLVVNCDLELEGLDSELRVALQWIAASELGLPALYFIKSKEKRVAKFQRVVHLMCQKAWRVADLFSAVVRFCQLHEKEEEEGRSLSSLFDWLLETV